In Candidatus Kapaibacterium sp., one genomic interval encodes:
- a CDS encoding CoA-binding protein, with protein sequence MLTDRINYFLNEKELAIVGLSTDKKAFSREIEKELLALEHRVYGVNPKFTKDDNYFPSVADLPPQVKSVVIMTPKEQTMQAVQDALDKNLENFWIYQGSDTPEVLNLLKSRNKNFISGRCVLMYLPSVSGIHKFHSVIHNILRIDKNKA encoded by the coding sequence ATGTTAACTGATAGGATTAATTATTTTCTGAATGAAAAGGAATTGGCAATAGTCGGTTTGTCCACCGATAAGAAAGCTTTCAGCCGTGAAATCGAGAAAGAACTTCTCGCACTTGAGCACCGTGTTTACGGTGTCAATCCTAAATTTACCAAAGATGACAACTATTTCCCGAGTGTAGCAGATTTGCCTCCGCAAGTAAAATCAGTAGTTATCATGACCCCGAAAGAACAAACTATGCAAGCAGTACAAGATGCACTTGACAAGAATTTAGAGAACTTTTGGATATATCAAGGTTCTGACACTCCCGAAGTCTTGAATTTGCTCAAAAGCAGGAATAAAAATTTCATCAGTGGAAGGTGTGTATTAATGTATCTACCATCAGTCAGTGGAATTCACAAATTCCACTCCGTTATCCATAATATTTTAAGAATTGATAAGAATAAGGCATAA
- a CDS encoding aldehyde dehydrogenase family protein, with amino-acid sequence MFEFKMKISGAEPSNNFRDVISPYDGRIVGRIEVPDDNAIEKAVANAKFNFDNVMKQMPAYQRAEILYNVAQLIQSNHEELAHLIAAEGGKPVKDARIEVSRAANTVKMSADEALNLNGDQLTMDRAKGSEDHIAFTIKQALGPVLAISAFNHPVNLICHQVATAFAAGNTLIVKPASTTPLSCLTICDYFTKAGLPDGIINVLPVAGSKIEKVISDPRIRFVTFIGSAEIGWAIPKLVAPGVGYALEHGGTAVAVIDKSADLTRAIPGIIKGGFYHAGQVCVSTQNVFIHREIYENVKELLIKATSNLITGDPNHDLTDVGPIITEAELTRVLDWIEAAKSMGAKVLLGSNRIGKNCIEPTIIENTNYDMKIMSSEVFGPVININTFDDISEIIAQCNQTPFSFQNAIYTQDIDMAMNYAILIDSKAVIINDSTAFRVDWMPFGGAKESGFKVGGIKYSINDLVEEKLIIIKRKPL; translated from the coding sequence ATGTTCGAATTTAAAATGAAGATTTCCGGCGCCGAGCCCAGCAATAACTTTAGAGATGTTATAAGCCCGTATGACGGTCGTATCGTCGGGCGAATAGAAGTGCCTGATGATAATGCTATCGAAAAAGCTGTTGCTAATGCAAAGTTCAATTTTGATAATGTCATGAAACAAATGCCTGCTTATCAAAGAGCGGAAATTTTGTACAACGTAGCACAATTAATTCAGAGCAATCACGAAGAGTTAGCACATTTAATAGCTGCGGAAGGCGGAAAGCCCGTAAAAGACGCTCGAATCGAAGTTTCGAGAGCCGCAAATACTGTCAAAATGTCAGCCGACGAAGCGCTAAATTTGAATGGCGATCAACTTACTATGGATAGAGCCAAAGGCTCCGAAGACCATATCGCTTTTACGATTAAACAAGCACTTGGTCCCGTACTTGCGATTAGCGCCTTCAATCATCCCGTTAATCTGATTTGTCATCAGGTTGCGACCGCATTCGCAGCGGGGAATACCCTTATCGTCAAGCCTGCATCAACAACGCCATTATCATGCCTTACGATTTGCGATTATTTCACCAAAGCAGGACTTCCGGACGGAATCATAAATGTGTTGCCCGTCGCAGGCAGCAAAATCGAGAAAGTTATCAGCGACCCGCGAATTCGATTTGTGACATTCATCGGGAGTGCAGAAATTGGATGGGCAATCCCCAAGCTTGTTGCTCCGGGTGTAGGATATGCTCTTGAGCATGGTGGAACTGCCGTTGCTGTAATTGACAAATCTGCGGATTTAACTCGTGCAATTCCGGGCATTATCAAAGGTGGCTTTTATCATGCGGGACAAGTTTGTGTTTCGACCCAAAATGTATTCATTCACCGTGAAATATATGAAAATGTTAAGGAATTATTAATCAAAGCTACATCAAATCTTATCACCGGCGACCCAAATCATGATTTGACTGACGTCGGACCGATTATTACCGAAGCTGAATTGACAAGAGTTTTGGATTGGATAGAGGCAGCCAAGTCCATGGGTGCAAAAGTTTTATTAGGTTCCAACAGAATAGGCAAAAATTGCATCGAACCGACTATAATAGAAAATACAAATTACGATATGAAAATCATGAGCTCGGAAGTTTTTGGTCCTGTAATTAATATTAATACTTTCGATGATATTTCCGAAATCATAGCTCAATGCAACCAAACTCCATTTTCGTTCCAGAATGCAATTTACACGCAAGATATTGATATGGCGATGAATTATGCAATTTTAATTGATTCCAAAGCTGTAATTATCAATGATTCAACTGCTTTCAGAGTTGATTGGATGCCCTTTGGCGGTGCGAAAGAATCGGGATTCAAAGTTGGTGGCATCAAATATTCGATTAACGACCTTGTAGAAGAAAAGTTGATTATTATCAAACGTAAACCATTATGA
- a CDS encoding alpha-1,2-fucosyltransferase, which produces MIIVKMMGGLGNQMFQWALGRALAIKNSSEFKIDVYFLIERQPRKNFTIRTYDLDVFNLNAEFATKPELSNYPLPMFGKFGIFLVHLKQMWRRNINTNGYNYLIQTRFDYDQQIDNAPVNSYLEGYFQTERYFKPYEDIIRKDFEFRDQLSGKAFEMGQLIKEKQSVAVHIRRGDYVSNAKANRTHGVLGKEYYDKAMETIASKVESPHYFIFSDDNEWCRENFVFGENMTIIEDEIKGNKFQFSLNLMSQCKHAIIANSSFSWWGAWLSANPDKIVIGPENWFRNPDLNTKDIMPKSWLKI; this is translated from the coding sequence ATGATAATAGTTAAAATGATGGGTGGGCTTGGCAATCAGATGTTCCAATGGGCTTTGGGCAGAGCGCTTGCCATCAAAAACAGCTCAGAATTCAAAATTGACGTATATTTTTTGATAGAAAGGCAACCTCGCAAAAATTTTACTATCAGGACATACGATTTAGATGTTTTCAATTTGAATGCTGAATTTGCCACAAAACCAGAGTTATCAAATTATCCATTGCCAATGTTTGGGAAATTTGGTATTTTTCTCGTTCATTTGAAGCAAATGTGGCGCCGAAACATCAACACAAACGGCTATAATTATTTGATTCAGACAAGATTCGACTATGACCAGCAAATTGATAATGCTCCCGTAAACAGCTATTTGGAAGGCTACTTCCAGACCGAACGTTATTTCAAGCCATACGAGGACATTATCCGAAAGGATTTTGAATTTCGGGACCAACTGAGCGGAAAAGCTTTCGAAATGGGACAATTGATAAAAGAAAAACAATCTGTGGCGGTTCATATTCGGCGTGGTGATTACGTTTCAAACGCGAAGGCAAACAGAACTCATGGTGTATTGGGAAAAGAATACTACGACAAAGCTATGGAGACGATTGCTTCTAAAGTCGAATCACCGCACTATTTTATCTTTTCTGACGATAACGAATGGTGCAGGGAAAACTTTGTCTTTGGGGAAAATATGACTATAATCGAAGATGAAATCAAGGGAAACAAATTCCAATTTTCACTCAATTTAATGTCTCAATGCAAACACGCTATCATAGCCAATAGTTCCTTCAGTTGGTGGGGTGCATGGCTCTCTGCCAACCCGGATAAAATCGTAATCGGTCCCGAAAACTGGTTTCGTAATCCCGACTTGAATACTAAAGATATAATGCCCAAAAGTTGGCTCAAAATCTAA
- the kdsB gene encoding 3-deoxy-manno-octulosonate cytidylyltransferase: MKNKVVALIPARYDSKRFPGKLTALLGEKSVIVCTYENVLNMGIFDDVIVVTNSHIIRDEIDKVGGKVIFNDSIHPSGTDRIAEVAKDLDYDIIINVQGDEPFIGKKSLEDLIKAFDSDDVSVATLAQKLESEEAISNPNNVKVILDSENMSLYFSRLPIPFARDKGTEVEHLKHIGVYAFRKESLLKFVALPIGKLEQIEMIECLRFIENGIKLKVILTETIGIEIDTESDLQKAKEYLKTSNDKVGK; encoded by the coding sequence ATGAAAAATAAAGTTGTTGCACTAATTCCTGCGAGATATGACTCTAAGCGGTTTCCGGGTAAATTGACTGCGTTGCTCGGCGAAAAGAGCGTCATAGTTTGCACTTACGAAAATGTGCTAAATATGGGGATTTTCGATGACGTTATCGTCGTCACCAATAGCCATATTATCCGCGATGAAATTGATAAAGTGGGTGGCAAAGTGATTTTCAACGATAGCATTCATCCGTCCGGAACTGATAGAATAGCCGAAGTTGCCAAAGATTTGGACTACGATATAATTATCAATGTGCAAGGAGACGAGCCATTTATCGGGAAGAAATCTCTCGAAGACCTGATTAAGGCTTTCGATTCCGATGATGTTAGCGTTGCGACTTTAGCTCAAAAGCTTGAAAGTGAGGAAGCAATTTCAAATCCGAACAATGTGAAAGTGATTTTAGATTCAGAAAATATGTCGCTATATTTTTCGCGTTTGCCTATTCCGTTTGCGCGGGACAAAGGTACAGAAGTAGAGCATCTGAAGCACATTGGAGTTTATGCCTTTCGCAAGGAATCTTTGCTCAAATTCGTTGCGCTCCCGATTGGGAAATTGGAGCAAATCGAAATGATAGAGTGTTTGCGATTTATCGAAAACGGAATAAAATTGAAAGTAATTTTGACAGAAACAATTGGTATTGAGATTGATACCGAATCAGATTTGCAAAAAGCAAAAGAATATTTAAAAACAAGTAATGACAAAGTGGGAAAATGA
- a CDS encoding DnaJ domain-containing protein, giving the protein MDFKDYYKILGVDKKASAAEIKKVYRELAKKHHPDANKGSDTDKKFKDISEAYAVLSDPEKRRKYDNLGSTWNRHRETGGTGDDFDWTEWMAKQQSRRTGHSAGDHFDTGSGISDFFDRVFGGFGRRNPFTQAQTQAPTAQKGKDAELEIEITLEEAYAGTTKLIGTSSEKMEVKFKPGTKDEQILKIPGKGNIASHGGAPGDLLIKVKVKPHAKYERKGDDLYIEAVVDLYTMILGGQSQIETLGGKVKITIPKESQSGKTLKLKGLGMPKYDNPATKGDLFVKLQVKLPENLTSKQKELFEQLRKG; this is encoded by the coding sequence ATGGATTTCAAAGATTATTATAAGATACTTGGTGTGGACAAAAAGGCATCAGCTGCCGAAATTAAAAAAGTTTACCGCGAGCTGGCTAAAAAGCATCATCCCGATGCAAACAAGGGTTCCGATACCGACAAGAAATTTAAAGACATCAGCGAAGCATACGCCGTACTGAGCGACCCTGAAAAAAGAAGAAAATACGACAACCTTGGCAGCACTTGGAATCGTCATCGCGAAACCGGAGGCACAGGTGATGACTTCGATTGGACGGAATGGATGGCAAAACAACAATCTCGGCGAACAGGGCATTCCGCAGGAGACCATTTCGATACCGGAAGCGGGATTTCCGACTTTTTTGATAGGGTTTTCGGTGGATTCGGCAGACGGAATCCATTCACACAAGCCCAAACACAAGCACCAACAGCCCAAAAAGGGAAAGATGCAGAGTTGGAGATTGAAATCACGCTCGAAGAAGCTTACGCCGGCACAACGAAATTAATAGGCACCTCGAGCGAGAAAATGGAAGTTAAATTCAAACCCGGCACAAAAGATGAACAAATTCTGAAAATCCCCGGCAAAGGAAATATCGCTTCTCACGGTGGCGCCCCGGGAGATTTGCTCATAAAAGTGAAAGTAAAGCCCCACGCAAAATATGAACGAAAAGGCGATGATTTGTACATCGAAGCAGTCGTTGACCTTTATACAATGATTTTAGGCGGTCAATCCCAAATTGAAACACTCGGCGGCAAAGTCAAAATCACGATACCCAAAGAATCACAATCCGGAAAAACACTCAAGCTCAAAGGTCTCGGAATGCCCAAATACGACAACCCAGCCACAAAGGGCGACTTATTCGTCAAATTGCAAGTCAAATTGCCTGAAAATCTCACAAGCAAACAAAAAGAACTCTTCGAGCAACTGAGGAAAGGATAG
- a CDS encoding carboxypeptidase regulatory-like domain-containing protein yields MKKIFVFLNLICFLFLSCSEDPASPTDGMIVGYVIDQSSKVPLKDIFVYSEPPTETVVTDENGYFYLGNVTPGDYRIIATNPDYYMANVSISAKAGKESRAYIHITSKVDGNTPPDSPIITYPNNEAIVNSTSITIEWECEDVDGDKLSYDVYLDFVNPPLKKVASRINAKSFITPQLLDSSKYYIKIVAYDTYEAMSESSVSNFTTRYDPKAPAGDILLHLPLNATHSDSGPFELPTNATNLSYTNDRKGNPMSAALFNGTNSKITISSPKVNIGLNYTIMFWCYLESSMGKINNTDNVILGIWGAASPGNASYSFYMYNENTFIFRVCSGTDYSSDVRAIIPSKPAWYHVAMTSIDGKLTIYLNGEPKSQIPYAVAQQSVLPLIIGSSYDGSSYFKGALDDIYIISKGLSQSEIVKIMEN; encoded by the coding sequence ATGAAAAAGATTTTTGTATTCTTAAACCTTATTTGCTTTTTATTTCTATCATGCTCCGAAGATCCTGCCTCTCCAACAGATGGAATGATAGTCGGTTATGTAATTGACCAGAGCTCCAAGGTACCACTCAAAGATATATTTGTTTATTCTGAACCACCGACCGAAACTGTTGTTACTGATGAAAACGGCTATTTTTATCTCGGTAATGTAACACCGGGAGATTATAGAATTATAGCAACAAACCCGGATTACTATATGGCAAATGTATCAATTAGCGCCAAAGCCGGAAAAGAGTCACGTGCATATATTCATATTACATCAAAAGTGGACGGGAACACTCCTCCTGATAGTCCAATTATCACATATCCTAATAATGAAGCCATTGTTAACAGCACGAGTATAACAATAGAATGGGAGTGTGAGGATGTGGATGGTGATAAACTCAGCTATGACGTCTATTTAGATTTTGTAAATCCACCTTTAAAAAAAGTTGCCTCTCGTATTAACGCAAAAAGCTTTATTACTCCGCAATTATTGGATTCATCGAAGTATTATATCAAAATCGTGGCTTATGACACATATGAAGCGATGTCTGAAAGTTCTGTATCGAATTTTACGACTCGATACGACCCCAAAGCACCAGCAGGAGATATCCTTTTGCATTTGCCACTAAATGCTACTCATTCTGATTCAGGTCCATTTGAGCTTCCAACCAATGCCACAAACTTGTCATACACAAACGATCGCAAAGGTAACCCTATGAGTGCAGCATTATTCAACGGAACGAACTCAAAAATTACTATCTCCAGCCCAAAAGTAAATATCGGACTGAATTACACAATTATGTTTTGGTGTTATCTCGAAAGTTCAATGGGAAAAATCAATAATACCGACAATGTTATATTGGGTATATGGGGTGCGGCATCGCCAGGAAATGCAAGTTATTCGTTTTATATGTACAATGAAAATACTTTCATTTTCAGAGTTTGTAGTGGCACAGATTATAGTTCAGATGTTAGAGCTATAATACCGAGTAAACCCGCTTGGTATCACGTCGCCATGACCTCGATAGACGGAAAATTGACGATATACTTAAATGGAGAACCGAAAAGTCAAATTCCATATGCTGTAGCTCAGCAATCAGTATTACCATTAATAATCGGCAGCAGCTATGACGGCTCTTCCTACTTCAAAGGTGCTCTAGACGATATCTATATCATTTCGAAGGGTTTGAGTCAAAGCGAGATTGTTAAAATAATGGAAAATTAA
- a CDS encoding agmatine deiminase family protein, which translates to MRRYFTPLLAALVLLSAVTLFGETNPNEAKQKAIQKLKSLKPDEFLKLHKPKRPSEENLLIYKEAAKLIAPKGDNRLQSKEEFKMDSLPPSFRVPGEFEESQAVLVSWPSYAYDAKGNFVEPFTPGVGVKFKETGGFELVEIVGYELDLFEDSPFPILWAELIDAIQYECTAWIRVANLEDTVKLHEYMNSIGKPLYNYEFLSDPDGENAFWTRDFGPYGAYDNSNDSLFFINAQYYPIRPIDNDYPELLASNKGYKFFSSQLETEGGNIIADGKGTAFFGDVIYWNNADSVGPGLVIKERWSTDRTREEMTKVFNLKNRHILNSLNCDGGTGHLDIYLKLIDDETFIITKFPDKYNSVNFPDYALINNNRKAISELKSVHNTPYKFLELPLPTDDNGTQNRVRCETFQQDARGFINGLIVNKSFIFPSYSDDIDGNSQQTQEVVELLKSYLPGYRIVPIDSRVLSPLGGALHCITMQIPADKPVYIKHKAIRGTVSTKAPYEIAAVVEHSDSLVKVNCHWRIKDQPVWFIASMQALDSLYVGFIANGVQDGLEIEYYLQAETVNGKIVNYPITAPDGYFGFKYMDPASVADFTGVEIAISPNPASEYIEINNNPTVNRSVDEVSEIKIYNKLGECVSNHPPTGSGSGNLRIDISHLSAGVYYLRIGNRTEMFVKI; encoded by the coding sequence ATGCGACGATATTTTACTCCTTTATTGGCGGCATTAGTCTTGCTTTCTGCTGTCACACTCTTTGGCGAAACTAATCCAAACGAGGCTAAACAAAAAGCTATCCAAAAACTGAAATCATTAAAACCGGACGAATTCCTAAAACTCCACAAACCAAAACGCCCAAGCGAAGAAAATTTATTAATATACAAGGAAGCCGCCAAGTTAATTGCTCCAAAAGGGGATAACCGTCTCCAATCTAAAGAAGAATTTAAAATGGATTCTCTGCCGCCCTCATTCCGCGTTCCGGGCGAGTTTGAAGAATCGCAAGCTGTCTTGGTTTCTTGGCCCTCTTATGCTTATGATGCCAAAGGAAACTTTGTTGAACCGTTTACTCCCGGAGTAGGCGTAAAGTTTAAAGAAACCGGTGGCTTTGAATTAGTAGAAATCGTAGGCTATGAGCTTGATTTATTTGAAGATAGTCCCTTTCCAATTTTATGGGCTGAATTAATTGATGCAATCCAATATGAATGTACAGCTTGGATACGCGTTGCAAATTTGGAGGATACAGTTAAGTTGCATGAATACATGAATTCAATCGGTAAACCATTGTATAATTATGAATTTCTAAGCGACCCCGATGGTGAAAATGCCTTTTGGACACGTGATTTCGGTCCTTATGGTGCTTACGATAATTCAAATGACAGTTTGTTTTTTATCAATGCCCAATATTACCCAATAAGACCTATAGACAATGATTATCCGGAGCTATTGGCATCAAATAAGGGTTATAAATTTTTTAGTTCGCAACTTGAAACCGAAGGCGGAAATATCATAGCTGACGGCAAAGGAACAGCATTTTTTGGCGACGTTATATATTGGAATAATGCCGATAGCGTTGGACCGGGTTTGGTAATTAAAGAGCGATGGAGTACTGACAGAACGCGTGAGGAAATGACGAAAGTTTTCAATTTAAAGAACAGACATATTTTGAATTCGCTGAATTGCGACGGCGGAACAGGGCATTTGGACATATATTTGAAGCTAATTGACGATGAAACATTTATTATCACCAAATTCCCCGATAAATATAATTCAGTCAATTTTCCGGATTATGCTTTGATAAACAATAACAGGAAAGCAATCAGTGAACTGAAATCAGTGCATAATACGCCGTATAAATTTCTGGAATTGCCATTACCGACAGATGACAACGGAACTCAAAACAGAGTTAGATGCGAAACATTCCAACAAGATGCACGCGGATTTATCAATGGATTAATAGTAAATAAGTCATTTATTTTTCCTTCATATTCTGACGATATTGATGGCAATTCACAGCAAACGCAAGAAGTTGTAGAGCTTCTGAAATCATATTTGCCCGGATACAGAATTGTACCTATTGATAGCAGAGTGTTATCGCCACTTGGTGGAGCACTTCATTGCATAACGATGCAAATTCCCGCCGATAAACCGGTTTATATCAAGCACAAAGCAATTCGTGGAACAGTTTCGACAAAAGCACCTTACGAAATTGCGGCAGTAGTTGAGCATAGCGACAGTCTTGTGAAAGTAAATTGTCATTGGCGAATCAAAGACCAGCCGGTTTGGTTTATAGCATCAATGCAAGCATTGGATTCCCTTTATGTCGGTTTTATCGCAAATGGAGTTCAGGACGGGCTTGAAATTGAATATTATTTGCAAGCCGAAACTGTGAACGGTAAAATTGTAAACTATCCGATAACTGCTCCAGATGGATATTTTGGTTTCAAATATATGGACCCTGCAAGCGTAGCCGATTTTACAGGTGTTGAAATTGCAATTTCGCCCAATCCGGCAAGCGAATATATTGAAATTAATAACAACCCTACGGTAAACCGTAGTGTTGATGAAGTTTCTGAAATTAAAATCTACAATAAACTTGGGGAATGTGTAAGTAACCACCCTCCGACAGGCTCAGGGAGCGGGAATTTAAGAATAGATATTTCTCATCTTTCCGCCGGAGTATATTATTTGAGAATCGGAAATCGCACGGAAATGTTTGTGAAGATATAG
- the rny gene encoding ribonuclease Y — protein MDITVIIISSIAGFVVAYLIGNFFSAKMTKAKIAEAESSAKNIVRDAENEAKSILKEKALEAKEEWHRRKQEFENEAHQKRLKLQEIERAVKKREEGIDQKLDTILKKEKQTQSFDEELKKREERIKDKFKEVDLLVEEQAKKLEQVAGLSRDEAKRQLMDSIINDAKSQSAVQVKQIREETKLKATRESQNIIVQAIQRTASDHSAENTVSVVTLDSDEMKGRIIGREGRNIRAFEAATGIDLIIDDTPEAVVISGFDPFRRHVAKVSLEKLMLDGRIHPTRIEEVVEKTRKELESELGNIGESTIMELGIQTMHPELLKLIGKMKYRTSYGQNLLNHSIEVSHLCAIMAAELGLDVQLAKRAGLLHDMGKCIEQDPSPHALIGFDLAKKYKEKHLVCNAIGAHHEDIEMESPIAVLVQAADSISGARPGARRESLENYVKRLQKLEEIAMSFIGVSKTFAIQAGREIRVIVEPDRVDDALADQTAFEIAQKIESEMEFPGQIKVTVVRERRSVAMAK, from the coding sequence ATGGATATAACAGTTATTATCATTAGTAGTATTGCAGGCTTTGTGGTTGCATATCTCATAGGGAATTTCTTTAGTGCAAAAATGACAAAGGCGAAAATCGCCGAAGCTGAATCAAGTGCGAAGAATATTGTGAGAGATGCAGAAAATGAAGCTAAGTCAATTTTGAAAGAAAAGGCATTGGAAGCGAAGGAAGAATGGCATAGGCGCAAGCAAGAGTTCGAAAACGAAGCTCATCAAAAGAGACTTAAACTTCAGGAAATCGAAAGGGCTGTCAAAAAACGCGAAGAAGGGATTGACCAAAAATTGGATACGATCTTAAAAAAGGAAAAGCAAACTCAGTCATTCGACGAAGAACTGAAAAAACGCGAAGAGCGAATTAAGGATAAATTCAAGGAAGTGGACTTGCTTGTTGAAGAACAAGCCAAAAAGTTGGAGCAAGTTGCAGGTTTGTCGCGAGACGAAGCCAAACGCCAACTTATGGACAGCATAATTAACGATGCTAAATCGCAATCTGCAGTTCAGGTTAAGCAGATTCGCGAAGAAACCAAATTGAAAGCTACTCGCGAATCGCAAAATATCATAGTTCAAGCGATTCAGAGAACGGCTTCTGACCATAGCGCAGAAAATACCGTATCGGTAGTGACGCTTGACAGCGATGAAATGAAAGGGCGGATAATTGGTCGCGAAGGGAGAAATATTCGTGCCTTCGAAGCAGCTACGGGCATTGACTTGATAATCGATGATACACCGGAAGCAGTCGTGATTTCAGGATTCGACCCGTTCCGTCGTCATGTGGCAAAAGTGTCTCTCGAAAAATTGATGCTCGACGGACGGATTCACCCGACCAGAATTGAAGAAGTAGTCGAAAAAACTCGTAAAGAGCTCGAATCCGAACTTGGAAACATCGGCGAATCAACAATTATGGAATTAGGCATTCAGACAATGCACCCTGAATTGCTAAAATTAATCGGCAAAATGAAATACCGTACAAGTTACGGGCAAAATTTGCTCAATCACTCAATCGAAGTATCGCACCTATGTGCAATAATGGCGGCTGAGTTGGGATTGGACGTGCAATTGGCAAAACGCGCCGGATTGTTGCATGATATGGGTAAATGTATCGAACAAGACCCAAGTCCTCACGCACTTATCGGGTTCGACCTTGCCAAAAAGTACAAGGAAAAGCATCTTGTATGTAACGCAATCGGAGCCCACCACGAAGATATCGAAATGGAATCGCCGATTGCAGTATTAGTTCAAGCAGCAGACAGTATAAGTGGAGCTCGTCCGGGTGCTCGCCGCGAGTCACTTGAAAATTACGTCAAGAGATTGCAAAAACTTGAAGAAATCGCCATGAGTTTCATAGGTGTATCTAAAACTTTTGCTATCCAAGCCGGTAGAGAAATCCGCGTAATCGTCGAGCCGGATAGAGTAGATGATGCTTTGGCAGACCAAACAGCTTTTGAAATTGCTCAAAAAATCGAAAGTGAAATGGAATTCCCCGGGCAAATCAAAGTTACTGTCGTTCGCGAACGTCGTAGCGTAGCAATGGCAAAGTAA
- a CDS encoding cell division protein ZapA — translation MAEKSFKVTIGGVEYKLTGDNEDLLRRAASEVDTHFSQIREQYSVSVSVNTLSVLSALNIAENKIKSDEKRKSDNEYLKTELNRMCDTLEQVLK, via the coding sequence ATGGCTGAGAAAAGTTTTAAAGTTACAATAGGCGGTGTAGAATACAAGCTAACGGGCGATAACGAAGATTTGTTACGCCGAGCTGCATCCGAAGTAGATACACATTTCAGCCAAATCCGCGAGCAATACAGCGTGTCGGTATCGGTAAATACATTATCGGTACTATCGGCATTGAATATAGCGGAAAACAAAATCAAATCGGATGAGAAACGGAAATCTGATAATGAATATCTGAAAACTGAATTGAACCGCATGTGCGATACATTAGAACAAGTATTAAAATAA